The Leptospira licerasiae serovar Varillal str. VAR 010 genome segment GCCTAAGAGAAGCCTTACAAATTGCTAAAATACCTGTCACTCCGATCGGCGGGATCGGCCCTGAACAGATCAGGGAGCTATCCGAGTTAGGTCCATTATCCTATGCAATGATCGCTTCCGCTTCGGAAAGAGATTCCTTTTACGATTGCATTCATATCCTTAAGGAGATAAAAAATCCGTAAAGGAACTGAGACTGGGAAACTGTTTCTTCCATCTTTTTGGAGGGTCTGGATCCCAAGTTTCAATTGACTCCCAAATTATGTCCAATAAGATGATCCCTATGAAACAGCCAGGGGAAATACGCCATCTATCTGCAAAGGATGATCGCGACTACTTACTAGATTATCAGACCCTGAATGTGGATGATCTGGAAAAGGCTCCTATTTTAGGTGTGCCTTTTGATAATGCCAGCTTAGATGAAGCAGTGGCAAAAATTTATCATCTCATGGAAGAAAAGGATAAATTCCACCATGTTCTTCTTTTGGATCCGATCAAGACAATGGCTCTTCGCAAAGGGAAGAAGTTACATCGGATTGCGCAAAAAGCTAGTCTCATTTTAGCAGAAGGTGCCGGTCTACAATGGGCCGCTAAAAAATTAGGCGGGGAATTAAAAGAAAGAATTCCCACAATCGCACTTATGATGGACTTGGTCCGTCTTTGCGAGCTTAGAAATTATTCCATTTTTCTTTTAGGCGGAAAGGAAGAGATTGTAGAGAAAGTTTATTTCAATCTTTCTAGACATTTTCCCGGCGTTCGTATCGTAGGCCGTCATGCGGGATACTTAAATACTCAACGTGAGTTGCTCGTTAAGGAATCTATCCGCAAGACCAGCCCGAATATTATATTTCTTGCAATGGATTTTCCGGACCAAGAGATTTGGGTAGAAAACAATACCGCATTTTTCGGTCACGCAGTCGTGATCGGAGTTGGCCCCGCTATGGACATTCTTTCCGGAAAAGTAAAAAAGGCTCCGAATGTTTTCAAACTCAAAGGTCTAACT includes the following:
- a CDS encoding WecB/TagA/CpsF family glycosyltransferase → MKQPGEIRHLSAKDDRDYLLDYQTLNVDDLEKAPILGVPFDNASLDEAVAKIYHLMEEKDKFHHVLLLDPIKTMALRKGKKLHRIAQKASLILAEGAGLQWAAKKLGGELKERIPTIALMMDLVRLCELRNYSIFLLGGKEEIVEKVYFNLSRHFPGVRIVGRHAGYLNTQRELLVKESIRKTSPNIIFLAMDFPDQEIWVENNTAFFGHAVVIGVGPAMDILSGKVKKAPNVFKLKGLTWLWRIMVRPWRLIRLSRMFGFFIIVAIKSLFVKKKK